Proteins encoded by one window of Synechococcus sp. MVIR-18-1:
- the ftsH gene encoding ATP-dependent zinc metalloprotease FtsH: MNQRWRQIALWILPIGVALLLVWQLVGSGALNNLRSSSAPTSGSTTVAPRNAAVARMSYGRFLDYVAAGRVTAVDIYDGGRNAVVEAVDPDLDNRVQRLRVDLPGLAPELINTLKEEGISFDIHPPKTAPPALGILGNLLFPLLLIGSLIFLARRGNSMPGGPGQAMQFGKTKARFAMEADTGVKFDDVAGVSEAKQDLQEVVTFLKQPERFTSVGAQIPKGVLLVGPPGTGKTLLAKAIAGEAGVPFFSLSGSEFVEMFVGVGASRVRDLFKRAKENSPCLIFIDEIDAVGRQRGAGIGGGNDEREQTLNQLLTEMDGFEGNSGIIILAATNRPDVLDSALMRPGRFDRQVTVDAPDIKGRLSILEVHSRNKKLEETLTLDSIARRTPGFTGADLANLLNEAAILTARRRKESIGISEIDDAVDRIIAGMEGHPLTDGRSKRLIAYHEVGHALVGTLVKDHDPVQKVTLIPRGQAQGLTWFSPDEEQMLVSRAQLKARIMGALGGRAAEDVVFGHSEVTTGAGGDIQMVASLARQMVTQFGMSQLGPMALEGGNQEVFLGRDLMTRSDVSDAISKQIDEQVRLIVMKLYEETVALVGQHRQAMDKLVEQLIEQETLDGDEFRVVVAEFTEIPEKERFSPLLA; the protein is encoded by the coding sequence ATGAATCAACGCTGGCGTCAGATAGCCCTTTGGATTCTTCCCATAGGCGTCGCGTTGCTGCTTGTTTGGCAGCTGGTTGGAAGCGGAGCTCTCAATAATCTTCGCAGCAGTAGTGCTCCCACGAGCGGCTCTACCACAGTTGCTCCACGCAATGCTGCCGTTGCTCGAATGAGCTACGGACGCTTCTTGGATTACGTGGCAGCTGGTCGCGTCACGGCGGTTGATATTTACGACGGTGGCCGTAACGCAGTTGTAGAAGCGGTTGATCCTGATCTTGATAATCGCGTTCAAAGGCTCCGTGTTGATCTTCCTGGCTTAGCTCCTGAGCTAATCAACACCCTGAAAGAAGAGGGCATCAGTTTCGATATTCATCCACCGAAGACTGCTCCTCCTGCCCTTGGAATTCTCGGCAATCTTTTGTTCCCCCTGTTGCTGATCGGATCTTTGATCTTTTTGGCTCGTCGTGGCAACTCCATGCCTGGCGGTCCTGGTCAAGCGATGCAATTCGGTAAGACGAAAGCTCGTTTTGCAATGGAAGCCGATACCGGTGTGAAATTTGATGATGTGGCCGGTGTTAGCGAAGCGAAGCAAGATTTGCAGGAAGTGGTGACCTTTTTGAAGCAGCCTGAGCGCTTTACTTCAGTTGGTGCACAAATTCCTAAGGGTGTTTTGTTAGTTGGCCCTCCGGGAACTGGCAAGACTCTTCTTGCTAAAGCCATCGCTGGAGAAGCTGGTGTTCCTTTCTTCTCCCTCTCTGGTTCTGAATTCGTTGAAATGTTTGTGGGTGTCGGTGCTAGCCGGGTCCGAGATCTGTTTAAACGTGCGAAGGAAAACAGCCCTTGCCTCATCTTTATTGATGAAATTGATGCCGTAGGCCGTCAGCGTGGTGCTGGAATTGGTGGTGGTAACGATGAGCGTGAGCAAACGCTTAATCAGCTGCTCACAGAAATGGATGGTTTCGAGGGAAATAGCGGAATCATCATTCTTGCCGCGACTAACAGACCTGACGTTCTTGACTCTGCGCTAATGCGTCCAGGTCGTTTTGACCGTCAAGTCACCGTTGATGCACCTGATATCAAAGGTCGTCTTTCCATCCTTGAAGTTCATTCAAGAAACAAAAAGCTCGAAGAAACCCTTACTCTCGACAGCATTGCAAGAAGGACTCCTGGTTTTACAGGGGCAGACCTTGCCAATTTGTTGAACGAAGCGGCGATCCTTACGGCACGACGTCGCAAGGAAAGCATCGGTATTTCTGAAATTGATGATGCCGTGGATCGCATCATTGCCGGAATGGAAGGTCATCCCCTCACCGATGGTCGAAGCAAGCGACTGATTGCCTATCACGAGGTTGGACATGCCTTAGTTGGCACGCTTGTAAAAGATCACGATCCTGTTCAAAAGGTCACGTTGATTCCACGTGGACAGGCACAGGGTTTGACTTGGTTCTCACCTGATGAAGAGCAGATGCTCGTCTCGCGCGCCCAACTCAAAGCTCGCATCATGGGGGCTTTGGGAGGTCGCGCTGCTGAAGACGTTGTGTTTGGTCACTCCGAAGTCACGACTGGCGCTGGTGGAGATATTCAAATGGTGGCCTCTCTGGCTCGCCAAATGGTGACTCAATTTGGGATGAGTCAGTTAGGACCAATGGCACTTGAGGGTGGCAACCAGGAAGTGTTCCTTGGTCGCGATCTGATGACAAGGAGCGATGTTTCCGATGCCATCTCCAAGCAAATTGATGAACAAGTGCGCTTGATCGTCATGAAGCTCTACGAGGAGACCGTTGCACTCGTAGGCCAACATCGCCAAGCCATGGATAAATTAGTCGAGCAGCTTATCGAACAGGAAACATTAGATGGAGATGAATTCCGTGTTGTTGTTGCTGAATTCACAGAAATCCCCGAAAAGGAACGATTCTCTCCCCTACTAGCTTGA
- the clpP gene encoding ATP-dependent Clp endopeptidase proteolytic subunit ClpP: MIPIVIEESGRGERAFDIYSRLLRERIIFLGEPVTSDSANRIVAQLLFLEAEDPEKEIFLYVNSPGGSVYDGLGIFDTMQHIKPDVHTVCVGLAASMGAFLLCAGAKGKRSSLQHSRIMIHQPLGGASGQASDIRIQADEILFLKDRLNHELADRTGQPLDKIQADTDRDFFMSPQQAMEYGLIDNVIDKSPVRSV; encoded by the coding sequence ATGATCCCGATCGTGATCGAGGAATCAGGAAGAGGAGAAAGGGCTTTTGATATTTATTCTCGTCTCTTAAGGGAGCGAATTATTTTCTTAGGCGAGCCTGTTACCAGCGATTCCGCCAATCGAATCGTTGCTCAGCTTCTTTTTCTCGAAGCGGAAGACCCCGAAAAAGAGATCTTCCTATATGTGAATTCCCCCGGCGGTTCTGTTTACGACGGGCTTGGAATTTTTGACACCATGCAACACATCAAGCCGGATGTGCACACAGTCTGTGTTGGACTTGCCGCGAGCATGGGTGCATTTCTGCTCTGTGCTGGCGCGAAAGGCAAGCGCAGCAGTTTGCAGCATTCTCGGATCATGATTCACCAGCCCTTAGGAGGAGCAAGTGGTCAGGCCAGTGATATTCGAATCCAAGCCGACGAAATCTTGTTCCTTAAAGATCGTCTCAATCATGAATTGGCTGATCGCACTGGACAACCTCTAGACAAAATCCAAGCCGATACCGACCGCGATTTCTTTATGTCCCCACAACAGGCGATGGAATATGGCTTGATCGACAATGTCATTGATAAGAGCCCAGTTCGCTCTGTATAA
- the psb29 gene encoding photosystem II biogenesis protein Psp29, whose product MTDQRTIADSKRAFHKAFPYVIPSLYRRTADELLVELHLLSHQQHFKSDALFAVGLRQVFQAFTQGYKPETHLDELYAAICSCNGFNPEALKQLAEGSTSAVSGHTVSEVREWLSNRGAGAPEPLASGISSVGGESFHYSRLMAVGLLSLLSSAQGGEPSDPVELKTLAHEIGEQLGLSKPRLDKDLSLYTTNLEKMAQAVELIEETLAAERRKRDRQAADSQASDSQTPEAQSESSEDSAAEESTN is encoded by the coding sequence TTGACGGATCAACGGACGATCGCTGACAGCAAGCGTGCCTTCCATAAAGCTTTTCCCTACGTGATTCCGTCTCTGTACAGAAGAACGGCAGACGAGCTCTTGGTTGAGCTGCATCTACTCAGCCATCAGCAGCATTTCAAAAGCGACGCTTTGTTCGCTGTGGGCCTGCGTCAGGTGTTTCAGGCGTTCACGCAGGGCTACAAACCTGAGACACACCTCGATGAGCTCTATGCGGCCATTTGCAGCTGCAATGGGTTCAATCCAGAGGCTTTGAAACAGCTGGCAGAGGGATCCACCTCAGCTGTTTCAGGACATACCGTCAGTGAAGTCCGTGAATGGCTTTCCAATCGCGGCGCTGGAGCTCCAGAGCCTTTGGCGTCGGGAATTTCTAGTGTTGGCGGCGAATCGTTTCACTACTCGCGTTTGATGGCTGTGGGTTTGTTGAGCCTGCTCTCTTCCGCCCAGGGTGGTGAACCTTCTGATCCCGTTGAGCTCAAGACCCTCGCCCATGAAATTGGTGAGCAACTAGGACTCTCTAAGCCTCGTCTTGACAAGGACCTCAGCCTGTACACAACCAATCTCGAAAAGATGGCTCAGGCTGTGGAACTGATTGAAGAAACCCTTGCTGCAGAAAGGCGCAAACGAGATCGTCAGGCGGCTGATTCTCAAGCCAGCGATTCACAGACACCTGAAGCTCAATCTGAGTCGTCAGAGGATTCAGCCGCGGAAGAGAGCACTAATTGA
- the petN gene encoding cytochrome b6-f complex subunit PetN yields MLFTIAWASLAAVFSFSIAMVVWGRNGDGTLNF; encoded by the coding sequence ATGCTGTTCACGATTGCCTGGGCATCACTGGCTGCTGTCTTCAGTTTCTCGATCGCCATGGTCGTCTGGGGTCGCAACGGTGATGGCACCCTGAATTTCTGA
- the clpS gene encoding ATP-dependent Clp protease adapter ClpS, with product MTMATPGTASVLQPERTTLRYPNARVIVLNDDVNTFEHVVECLCKIIPGMNSDRAWTLAHQIDEEGAAEVWAGPLEPAELYHQQLSSEGLTMAPLERN from the coding sequence ATGACTATGGCAACACCTGGAACCGCGAGCGTCCTTCAACCGGAACGCACAACCCTCCGTTACCCGAATGCAAGAGTCATCGTTCTCAACGATGACGTCAATACGTTTGAACACGTGGTTGAGTGCTTATGCAAAATCATCCCTGGGATGAATAGTGATAGGGCTTGGACACTTGCCCACCAAATCGATGAAGAAGGCGCTGCAGAAGTGTGGGCTGGTCCCCTAGAGCCAGCTGAGCTCTACCACCAACAACTCAGCAGTGAGGGACTCACGATGGCTCCATTGGAACGTAATTAA
- a CDS encoding BCD family MFS transporter encodes MPLAATVDLNDVPGLRWPTLLRLSLFQACLGTLAVLFTGTFNRILITELAFPALLAGGGLGFEQLVSPARVLFGHLSDSHPLMGKHRTPYVLLGTIAICVLAILSVPVSFKVKEALDSGSPLIAAAGIAAFCGLFALYGLGTSLASTSYLALVIDRTTEEQRPRCIGVIWAMLTVGIIVGAIAISLAVRSIDGISDPVILQNWLQKFMISITAIVMLLAIISTWGVEKPIAPESVRAVQDLVTLKDAWGVVTSSRQIVIFFGFLVLFTLGLFLQDPILESFGAEVFGMPVSKTTLLNAWWGSGTLVGLLLAGWFITPKLGKLATARLGCWMVMGSLFLLVVSGWQQASGLLPVVMVLFGLAAGVGTNSALTLMLDLTLPEMAGTFVGIWGLAQALSRGFGKVVGGGLLDLGRQLLPNAGPMAGYGLVFTIEILVMASALIVLNQLSVAQFRETTTQRLDMVLMAEIDA; translated from the coding sequence ATGCCTCTTGCCGCAACCGTTGATCTGAATGACGTTCCAGGTCTTCGCTGGCCGACCCTGCTCCGATTGAGTCTCTTTCAAGCCTGTCTTGGAACCCTTGCGGTGCTTTTCACTGGGACCTTTAATCGGATTCTGATTACAGAACTTGCCTTTCCTGCATTGCTGGCGGGTGGAGGTTTGGGATTTGAGCAATTGGTCTCACCAGCACGGGTGCTGTTCGGACATCTCAGTGACTCCCATCCCTTAATGGGCAAACATCGGACGCCTTATGTCCTGCTCGGGACGATCGCCATCTGTGTTTTGGCGATTCTTAGCGTTCCGGTGAGTTTCAAAGTGAAGGAAGCTCTCGATAGTGGATCACCCTTGATAGCCGCTGCCGGTATTGCTGCATTTTGCGGTTTATTTGCTCTTTATGGATTGGGTACTTCTTTAGCAAGTACTTCTTATTTAGCCCTCGTCATTGACCGCACAACCGAAGAGCAAAGGCCACGATGCATCGGTGTGATTTGGGCGATGCTCACAGTAGGAATCATCGTTGGCGCCATTGCGATCAGTCTTGCCGTCCGCTCAATCGATGGCATTTCAGATCCAGTGATTCTTCAGAACTGGCTTCAGAAGTTCATGATTTCGATCACTGCGATTGTGATGCTGTTGGCAATTATCTCCACTTGGGGCGTTGAAAAACCAATAGCTCCTGAATCTGTTCGCGCTGTACAGGATTTAGTCACACTTAAAGATGCCTGGGGAGTTGTTACATCAAGTCGACAAATTGTTATATTTTTTGGATTTTTAGTTTTATTTACTCTCGGACTATTCTTGCAGGATCCGATTCTAGAGAGTTTTGGCGCAGAAGTGTTTGGAATGCCAGTATCTAAGACCACATTGCTTAATGCTTGGTGGGGATCGGGAACCCTTGTTGGTTTACTTTTAGCAGGTTGGTTCATCACCCCAAAACTTGGAAAGTTGGCCACTGCCCGTTTGGGTTGCTGGATGGTGATGGGTTCTTTGTTCCTATTGGTAGTGAGTGGTTGGCAACAAGCTTCTGGACTACTTCCTGTCGTGATGGTGTTGTTTGGCCTAGCTGCCGGAGTTGGCACCAACAGCGCACTCACCCTGATGCTCGATCTCACTCTTCCAGAGATGGCTGGAACATTTGTAGGCATTTGGGGGTTAGCACAAGCGCTCTCTCGGGGATTTGGAAAGGTCGTGGGTGGTGGGCTGCTTGATCTTGGTCGTCAGCTTTTGCCCAATGCTGGACCGATGGCTGGTTATGGCTTGGTTTTTACGATTGAAATCCTTGTCATGGCAAGCGCTTTGATTGTTCTGAATCAGCTCAGCGTCGCTCAATTCAGAGAAACCACTACCCAACGACTCGACATGGTGTTGATGGCAGAAATCGACGCTTGA
- a CDS encoding DUF2103 domain-containing protein: MGRLVVTHSTYVKGLIPWLKVLANDPQIQTITPGVIARVKGRCQDLTLRPSVPIRGGFKLMARRGRTAQEVFVITTLDKSDLIERLASSRSSIF; the protein is encoded by the coding sequence GTGGGCCGTCTTGTCGTTACGCACAGCACCTATGTAAAGGGCCTCATACCTTGGCTCAAGGTGTTGGCGAATGACCCACAGATCCAGACCATCACCCCAGGCGTGATCGCAAGAGTGAAGGGGCGTTGCCAAGACCTCACGCTAAGGCCATCGGTTCCAATCCGAGGTGGATTCAAGCTGATGGCGCGCCGTGGCAGGACAGCTCAAGAAGTCTTCGTCATTACAACTCTGGATAAATCAGACTTGATTGAACGATTAGCCAGCTCCAGGTCTTCGATTTTTTAA
- a CDS encoding 5-(carboxyamino)imidazole ribonucleotide synthase, whose product MPNADNTIGVIGGGQLALMLGEAAQTRGLTLAVQASKAEDPAASLAKDLVIAGSTDVRATRELSSHCVGITFENEWVAVDALMPMERQGVQFTPSLASLVPLVNKLSQRRLLNDLLIPSPDWISLAELNPGSPSLPSGWTFPVMAKAAYGGYDGKGTRVVEDLNGLAQLLRNVDANEWLIEAWVSYEQELALVVSRDSKGRIRSLPLAETHQKNQVCDWVIAPAPVSQLVEATAYNIAASLLTKLSYVGVMTLEFFYGSEGLFVNEIAPRTHNSGHFSIEACSSSQFDQQLCIAAGLDVPNPEFIADGSLMVNLLGLSADQAEPLEERLSKLRSIDALHLHWYGKDEIPGRKVGHVTTLLNGHTADERGERGQQMLQRIREIWPLPLNW is encoded by the coding sequence ATGCCCAACGCTGACAACACAATTGGGGTGATCGGTGGAGGGCAACTTGCCCTCATGCTCGGTGAAGCAGCGCAAACACGAGGTTTGACGCTTGCGGTGCAAGCTTCTAAAGCCGAAGACCCTGCTGCCTCACTAGCTAAGGATTTAGTGATTGCTGGATCCACAGATGTCCGTGCAACAAGGGAGCTGTCATCGCATTGCGTAGGCATCACCTTCGAAAACGAATGGGTCGCTGTCGATGCCTTGATGCCTATGGAGCGACAGGGAGTGCAATTCACTCCATCACTGGCGAGCTTGGTCCCTCTTGTCAATAAGTTGTCCCAGAGGCGCCTACTCAATGACCTTTTGATTCCAAGTCCAGATTGGATTTCATTAGCTGAACTCAATCCTGGGTCGCCATCCTTACCGAGCGGATGGACCTTTCCCGTTATGGCGAAGGCTGCCTACGGCGGTTACGACGGGAAGGGCACAAGGGTTGTAGAAGATCTAAATGGTTTGGCACAGTTGCTTCGAAACGTCGATGCCAATGAGTGGTTAATCGAGGCCTGGGTTTCCTACGAACAAGAACTTGCTCTCGTTGTCAGCAGAGATTCAAAGGGGCGTATTCGTAGCCTGCCCTTAGCTGAAACACATCAGAAAAATCAGGTTTGCGACTGGGTCATCGCACCTGCACCGGTGAGTCAACTCGTTGAAGCAACGGCCTATAACATTGCGGCCTCACTTCTCACAAAGCTCAGCTATGTAGGAGTGATGACATTGGAGTTTTTCTACGGGTCAGAGGGTTTATTCGTAAATGAAATAGCACCACGAACGCATAATTCAGGGCATTTCTCAATTGAGGCTTGTTCAAGCAGCCAATTTGATCAACAACTCTGTATTGCCGCAGGGCTTGATGTCCCCAATCCAGAATTCATTGCCGATGGCTCCTTGATGGTCAATCTCCTTGGTCTCAGTGCTGACCAGGCTGAACCACTTGAAGAACGGCTTTCAAAACTACGCTCGATCGATGCCTTGCATCTGCATTGGTACGGAAAAGATGAGATCCCCGGGCGCAAAGTGGGTCATGTCACCACCCTGCTCAATGGCCATACAGCCGATGAGCGTGGCGAGCGAGGCCAGCAAATGCTGCAAAGGATTCGTGAAATCTGGCCTCTTCCCCTAAATTGGTAA
- a CDS encoding carbohydrate ABC transporter permease, translated as MALPSTSKHRSTLIAWGFLAPALILLSLSVLVPALMALVISFTQTGLDVTEPLKFIGLTNFQRLLGDPMFYQVLGTTLIYLFGVVPPIVIGALTLAVLVNRILPGVHILRAAFYTPVLVSIVVAAIAFRWLYAENGLINGWLGALFGQGFIPIDFLTNPFLALPSVMLVTLWKGLGYYMVIFLGGLQGIPTELYEAAELDGSEGWRKHVDITLPLLRPYVTLVAVISAIAATKVFEEVFLMTQGGPADSTRTLVYYVYDQAFAELEISYACTVGLALFLLVLLLTAIRLAFGGERSLI; from the coding sequence ATGGCCCTGCCTTCAACGTCCAAACACCGGTCCACGCTGATCGCCTGGGGTTTTCTAGCTCCTGCCTTAATTCTTCTAAGCCTTTCCGTGCTGGTTCCTGCACTGATGGCGCTTGTAATTAGTTTCACGCAAACAGGTCTAGATGTCACCGAGCCACTGAAATTCATCGGCTTAACCAATTTTCAGAGGCTTCTTGGCGATCCAATGTTTTATCAGGTGCTTGGCACCACTTTGATTTATTTATTCGGGGTTGTTCCACCCATTGTGATCGGCGCCCTAACCCTGGCGGTTCTTGTCAATCGAATCCTTCCAGGTGTGCACATCCTGCGTGCTGCTTTCTACACGCCAGTTTTAGTTTCGATCGTTGTAGCTGCAATTGCCTTTCGATGGCTCTATGCCGAAAACGGCTTAATCAACGGATGGCTTGGCGCCTTATTTGGTCAAGGATTCATCCCCATCGATTTTTTAACCAATCCATTTTTAGCCCTTCCCTCAGTCATGCTCGTCACCCTGTGGAAAGGTTTGGGCTATTACATGGTGATTTTCCTGGGAGGACTTCAAGGCATCCCAACAGAGCTCTATGAAGCCGCTGAGTTGGATGGAAGTGAAGGCTGGCGAAAGCATGTTGATATCACTTTGCCTTTGCTGCGTCCGTACGTCACCTTGGTGGCCGTGATCTCCGCGATTGCAGCGACCAAGGTGTTTGAGGAGGTGTTTCTGATGACACAGGGTGGCCCTGCAGACTCCACTCGCACCCTCGTTTATTACGTCTACGACCAGGCCTTCGCAGAACTTGAAATCAGCTACGCCTGTACGGTTGGCCTCGCGCTGTTCCTGCTCGTTCTATTGCTAACTGCCATTCGACTTGCGTTCGGAGGAGAACGAAGCCTGATTTAA
- the aroB gene encoding 3-dehydroquinate synthase, translating to MTKSQLSSTSALAAKRISVALEHHPYDVVINSGGVDHLGAELLRIGIRPNTKILVVSNADVATPYGGRCLSSLAEAGFQSSLLTIAAGEEQKTLNTFSTILDAAKENGLERQSLMLALGGGVVGDMTGFAASCWLRGIGVVQVPTTLLAMVDAAIGGKTGVNHPGGKNLIGAFHQPRLVMIDPDTLQTLPVREFRAGLAEVIKYGMIGDTDLFDLLERSAGFDDALSMSTELLETLLERSAQAKALVVAADEKEGGQRAILNYGHTFGHVVETLTGYGTWLHGEAVAIGMVAVASLAVQRGVMPQSDAERQKRLIENAGLPIQWPDLDPDLVLSTLQGDKKVRNGRLRFVMPSGIGAVSIVDDVSNDEIRACLAAMG from the coding sequence ATGACCAAATCCCAATTGAGCTCAACATCAGCGCTAGCTGCAAAACGTATCAGCGTTGCGCTCGAACACCATCCTTATGACGTTGTGATCAACTCCGGCGGAGTCGATCATCTCGGTGCTGAGTTACTACGAATTGGGATTCGCCCCAACACCAAAATTCTGGTAGTCAGCAATGCAGATGTTGCAACGCCTTACGGAGGCCGATGCCTTTCAAGCCTCGCCGAGGCGGGATTTCAATCCAGTTTGCTAACGATTGCTGCGGGTGAGGAACAAAAGACACTCAACACCTTCAGCACGATTCTTGATGCTGCCAAAGAGAACGGGTTAGAGCGTCAGTCACTCATGCTCGCTCTAGGGGGTGGGGTTGTTGGCGACATGACTGGTTTTGCGGCCTCTTGCTGGCTGCGCGGAATCGGCGTCGTGCAGGTGCCGACAACGCTATTGGCCATGGTGGATGCCGCCATTGGCGGAAAGACTGGTGTGAATCATCCAGGCGGTAAAAATCTGATCGGCGCCTTTCATCAGCCACGGTTGGTGATGATTGATCCCGACACGCTTCAGACGCTTCCCGTGCGGGAATTTAGGGCTGGTTTAGCTGAGGTCATCAAATACGGAATGATCGGAGATACGGATTTGTTCGACTTGCTCGAGCGTTCCGCCGGCTTTGACGACGCTCTCTCCATGTCCACCGAGCTGCTTGAAACTTTGCTCGAACGGTCTGCGCAAGCCAAAGCCCTCGTTGTTGCTGCTGATGAAAAAGAGGGAGGTCAGAGGGCCATCCTCAATTACGGCCATACGTTTGGACACGTCGTCGAAACACTCACCGGATACGGCACCTGGCTCCATGGGGAAGCGGTAGCGATTGGCATGGTGGCGGTGGCTTCCCTTGCCGTTCAGCGCGGTGTGATGCCCCAATCCGATGCGGAACGTCAGAAACGTTTGATTGAAAATGCTGGATTGCCTATCCAATGGCCAGATCTCGATCCAGATCTGGTTTTAAGCACGCTTCAAGGCGACAAGAAAGTCCGCAATGGTCGTCTTCGCTTTGTCATGCCGTCAGGCATCGGTGCTGTGTCGATCGTGGATGACGTCAGTAATGACGAAATCAGAGCTTGCCTAGCAGCGATGGGTTGA
- a CDS encoding class I SAM-dependent methyltransferase, translating into MAWALHDPEYGAYGSGHLKIGKEGDFVTSTTLGPDFSALMGCQLVQWLRTLALNHPTKTLSIVEVGPGEAELSCDLIDHLVEQLPDLIHRLELVLVETNPGMEQRQRKRLEQHQSSYESQQRLPHRWTSLSNLKTCPVIGVLIAHELLDAFAVERLVLNDGRLRRQIVQLQQGSDGEKRLHWGTEPIPQELQERMDATLSATQIALPPEDAEDGWTTEWHDACADWFAEASEAFIAGHLLVVDYALEAHRYYSAPRGEGTLMAYQNQRASDNVLLDAGKQDLTAHLCLETVVHQATSNGWTLEGQCRQGEALLALGLAERFSSLQQLPGHQLAEVLQRREALLRLVDPACLGEFRWLSFLRFNPLLPNSGTGERSQFLQEP; encoded by the coding sequence ATGGCCTGGGCTTTGCATGACCCTGAATACGGGGCCTATGGCAGTGGCCATCTGAAGATTGGCAAGGAAGGTGATTTTGTAACGTCAACCACCCTTGGTCCTGATTTTTCAGCCTTGATGGGTTGTCAACTTGTCCAGTGGCTTCGAACTCTCGCCCTGAACCACCCAACCAAAACCCTGTCCATCGTTGAGGTTGGGCCTGGCGAAGCGGAGTTGAGTTGTGACCTCATCGATCATTTGGTTGAGCAGCTTCCCGACCTGATCCATCGCCTTGAGCTGGTTTTGGTGGAGACCAATCCAGGGATGGAACAGCGTCAACGCAAACGTTTAGAGCAGCACCAGAGCTCATACGAATCCCAGCAACGTCTTCCACACCGTTGGACCTCCTTATCCAATCTCAAGACCTGCCCGGTCATTGGTGTCTTGATTGCTCATGAGCTCCTCGATGCCTTTGCGGTGGAGCGCCTTGTTCTGAATGATGGACGGCTACGGCGTCAAATCGTTCAATTGCAACAAGGAAGCGATGGCGAGAAAAGACTGCACTGGGGAACAGAACCCATCCCTCAAGAGCTTCAAGAGCGCATGGACGCAACGTTGTCAGCCACACAGATTGCCTTGCCTCCAGAAGATGCTGAGGATGGATGGACAACGGAATGGCATGACGCGTGCGCCGATTGGTTCGCAGAAGCATCTGAGGCGTTCATTGCGGGCCATCTGCTTGTTGTTGACTACGCCCTCGAGGCTCATCGCTACTACTCCGCTCCACGCGGGGAGGGGACCCTCATGGCCTACCAAAACCAACGGGCAAGTGACAACGTCTTGCTTGATGCAGGAAAACAAGACCTCACGGCCCATCTCTGTCTTGAGACCGTCGTACACCAGGCCACAAGCAACGGATGGACCCTGGAGGGGCAATGCCGCCAGGGAGAGGCTTTGCTCGCTTTAGGCCTTGCTGAGCGGTTCAGCAGTCTTCAACAGCTTCCGGGACACCAACTTGCTGAGGTTCTGCAACGACGTGAAGCACTCCTGCGTCTCGTGGATCCTGCCTGCCTTGGTGAATTTCGCTGGCTGTCGTTCCTGCGATTCAACCCGTTGCTTCCAAACTCAGGAACAGGGGAGCGGAGTCAATTCCTGCAAGAGCCTTAA
- a CDS encoding TPM domain-containing protein, with amino-acid sequence MGTQPRFTRFLFPLFSLFLLLLVANPVQAIDNPELLPDHPTPVIDLARAFSDNQLKELETSLDAFEQRSGWKLRVLTQYEKTPGLAVKEFWGLDERSLLIIGDPRGGNLLNFNVGDAFFALMPRTWWVELQTRYGNQFYVRDNGEDGSLLATIGAVELCLDRGGCQFVPGLPQEQWLLTLATSVLGGLIAGFAAYPRKEGERIAWAWVLLLSPLWVMLFGVFGIAPVVTRTSDLLPLVRNGMGFIGGMVGAYLIAQTIVGRKLAKETDE; translated from the coding sequence ATGGGAACACAACCGCGCTTCACACGATTTTTGTTCCCCCTGTTCAGCTTATTTCTGTTGCTCCTCGTCGCAAATCCTGTCCAAGCGATTGACAACCCAGAGCTACTTCCCGACCATCCAACGCCGGTGATCGATCTAGCTCGAGCCTTTAGTGACAATCAACTCAAAGAACTGGAAACGTCGCTGGATGCGTTTGAACAGCGCAGTGGCTGGAAACTGAGAGTTCTCACTCAGTATGAAAAGACTCCTGGGCTCGCCGTTAAAGAGTTCTGGGGCCTCGATGAGCGCAGTTTGTTGATTATTGGAGATCCTCGCGGTGGGAATCTGCTCAATTTCAACGTGGGCGATGCCTTCTTTGCATTAATGCCTCGCACCTGGTGGGTAGAACTGCAAACGCGCTATGGAAATCAGTTTTACGTCCGCGACAATGGTGAAGACGGTTCACTGTTGGCAACGATCGGAGCCGTAGAACTTTGCTTGGATCGTGGCGGGTGTCAGTTTGTTCCTGGTTTGCCACAGGAACAATGGCTCTTAACTCTGGCGACTTCAGTGCTCGGTGGCTTAATCGCAGGATTTGCTGCTTATCCGCGCAAAGAAGGTGAACGGATCGCTTGGGCTTGGGTACTCCTGTTATCTCCCTTATGGGTGATGTTGTTTGGAGTGTTTGGTATCGCACCGGTGGTGACACGAACAAGCGATCTCTTGCCGCTTGTTCGGAACGGGATGGGATTTATTGGAGGCATGGTGGGTGCTTATCTCATCGCCCAGACAATCGTTGGTCGGAAATTGGCAAAAGAAACAGACGAATAA